Genomic window (Rossellomorea aquimaris):
TTTACTTGGTGTGACGGTTTCTGTTGGAATAATGACCCCTAAATACATAAAGACACTAAGTGCAAGTAACGTAAAACCAAATCGTTTGAAGTCATTCATCTTTTGTTGAATGGTTCTTTTTTTTGCGTTCTTCATGTGTATTCACCTACTTTAGAACTAGTAAACTCTCATTCTATGGTAACATACTAACGCATGTAAGCTATCATGTAATTGATACCAGTTCTGCCAGTAGACGATTTACTTGGAAAGGGCATTTTCAATATCTTCAATCAGGTCCTCTACGTCTTCAAGACCGACAGAGATACGTACCAAACCATCGGTGATCCCTAACTCATTTCGGCGATCTGCCGGAATGGACGCGTGAGTCATGCGGGCAGGTACTGAGATTAAACTTTCTACAGCGCCAAGACTTTCAGCTAATGTGAAGTATTTGGTGTTCGTGAGCAGACGGTCGGCATTTTCTTCACTGCCGACATCAAAGGAAACCATTCCCCCAAAGCCGGATGCCTGTTTCTTGGCGATGTCATGATTCGGATGGGTTTCGAGTCCCGGATAGTAAACCTTTGATACTTTCGGGTGTGATGTAAGATACTCCACTATTTTCTTCGTGTTTTCTTCATGTTCTTCCATTCTCAGCCCTAAGGTCTTAATGCCTCGAATCAGTAACCATGAATCCTGTGGTCCAAGAACCCCGCCTGTGGAATTCTGTACAAAGAATAACTCTTCGGCAAGCTCTTCTGAATTCACAACGACCAGTCCTGCCACAACGTCACTGTGCCCTCCGATATATTTCGTTGCACTGTGTAGAACAATGTCTGCTCCCTGGCTGATTGGATTTTGCCAATATGGCGTGCTGAACGTGTTATCTACAATCGTCAACAGATTGTGCTTCTTGGCTAATGAAGCTGCAGCCTCGATATCGGTAATTTTAAGCAATGGATTCGTCGGTGTTTCGATGTAGACAGCCTTTGTATTCGGCCCAATAGCACGTTCAATATTGCCGATATCACTTGAATCAACGAAAGTGGATTCGATGCCGATGCGATTTAAGACCTTGGTCATGACACGATACGTTCCGCCATACACATCATCTGTCATGACTATATGATCTCCGCTATTGAACATCATCATAACTGCTGTAATAGCTGCCATTCCCGATCCGAATGCAAAGCCTTTTTCTCCGCCTTCCAGATCTTTAATCAACTCTTCAAGTGCGTGCCTTGTCGGGTTTCCTGAACGTGAATATTCAAAGCCTTTATGCTTTCCTACTTCATCCTGCTTATACGTACTTACCTGATAGATGGGAGTGGATACAGCACCTGTTTGAGGATCTGTAGGGATACCACCGTGAATTAGTTGTGTTTTCTTTTTCATGATTAAAATCCTCCTTCATATATTTTCTTACTTAAATAGCGCTCACTCGAGTCCGGGAAAATCGTGACGATATGGCTTCCCGGCTCTGCTTCTTCCGCTTCCTGTAATGCAGCATGCAGCACTGCACCAGAAGAACTGCCAACAAGCAAGCCCTCCATCAGCGCAAGCTCTTTTACTCGTCTAAATGCATTGTCGTCCGTCACGGTATGGATGCTATTGAAATAACTTGGATCCATATAGTGAGGTAAGAATTCCATGCCGATTCCCTCTGTTTTATGAGGTCCTGATGGACCACCGTTCAAGATGGAGCCTTCAGGTTCAACAATGACTGTTTTGATGTTCTTATTTTTTCCCTTCAGGTACTGAGCAGTCCCCATGAAGGTACCCCCTGTCCCTGCTCCTGCAACAAATGTTTGAATGTTGCCATCCATCTGATTCCATAGTTCAGGTCCCAACGTTTTGTAATACGTCTCCGGATTGGCCGCATTACCAAATTGCTGCGGTGAATAAGAGTTCGGGATTTCCTTTACCAGTTCATTTGCTTTTGCAATGGCCCCCTTCATTCCTTCCTCGGTTGGGGTATGAATGATTTTGGCGCCTAATGCTTTCATAAGTTCCTGCTTTTCTAAGCTGAATTTTTCAGGTACGCAGAACATGACATTGTATTCCGAATTCACAGCCGCAAGAGCCAGGCCGATTCCCGTGTTCCCTGCAGTAGGTTCGATGAGAGTGCCTCCCGGTCCTATTTTACCGTTACGGATGGCATCTTCTAATAATTCCCTGCCCAGACGATCCTTCACACTACCTCCAGGATTGAAAAATTCCAGCTTAGCAAATAGGCGGACTCCTTTCTTTAATGGGAAGTTTGTAAGCTCGACAATCGGTGTATTCCCAATCAGGTCATGTACGCTGTTATACACGTCCATGTATTCAATCCCCCTTCATAAAAAAGCTGACTCCATGCACCGATCCTGTCCTCAAATGCACATCTGTTCCGTATGTTTTGAGGGGAAAGTTGGTACCCGGGTCAGCCGTATTTTCCTTGTATTAAACAGACTTTACAATGCTCATAACCATTTTGGCAGAGTGGAGGGCTGCCTTTTCTAAATATTGTTCGAAGGAAACATCTGATTCCTTGCCGGCAATATCAGAAAGAGAGCGAATGATGACAAATGGTACGTTGAATTGATGCGCCACTTGCGCAATGGCGGCTGCTTCCATTTCCACTGCCTGTAAATCAGTGAATTTGTCACGGATCGCTTCCACTCGCTTAGGATCATTCATAAATGAATCTCCCGTAGCGATCAAGCCTGACACCACTTGTGCATTTCCAAGTTCTTTCACACTATTAATGGCTGTCTGCATTAATTTCTCGTCTGCTGTAAATGCGGCGGGAAGCTGAGGGACCTGACCGTATTCATATCCAAAAGCCGTCACATCCACATCATGATGTCTTACTTCTGTTGAGATGACAACATCCCCAACATTTAACGAAGGATCGAATCCTCCGGCTGACCCTGTATTGATGATGCAATCCGGTTTAAAATGCTGAAGAAGAACGGCTGTCGACATAGCTGCATTCACTTTGCCGATTCCTGAGCGAAGTAAGATCACTTCCTTGTCTTTCATCGTTCCACTTGTATATTCACACCCTGCGATTGTTTCCACTGTCGGGTTTGAAATATTTTCTCTAAGTAAGGCTACTTCTTCTTCCATTGCTCCAATGATGGCGATTTTCATTGCTAAAACCTCTTTCTACTGTTTAGTCGCCTCCATAATCCACACAAAGGTATTTACTTGCTTAAAAGTCACTGAAAACCCATTCTGGTCCAATAACTCCCTTAGAACATCCAAGGTAGTGTAATATTCCCGTTTTAAATCTTCAGCAAGGTTGTAATACTCTTTTTTGATTGCTTGGGATATGGCGGCTTGATAGTGCTGATCCGTTTCAAACATCGTATCTGCAAATACTATTTTACCACCATCTGCTAGGAGCTTTCCATATATGCGAAACGCTTTTCCCTTTTCTTCATCTGTTAAGTGATGGAATGCATAGGAACTCACGATGGAATCTGCCTTTCCTTCCAAAGAAAAGTCGAGAAAATCTCCATCCATGAACGTTACTTCTTTTCCAAGCTTCTGCATTCCAATGGCTCTCATTTCAGGGGAAGGTTCAAAAGGAATCACTTCAAGCCCTGTATCTAGTAATCGCCTGGTCAAATTTCCTGTTCCCGGGCCAAACTCAACGACTCTTCCCTTTGACCGATAAACGACTTCGTCAAGAATGGAGTCATAGTGCTCGAAAACCGCTTGATATTCAACGTCTTTCCCGGTTACTGTATCGTCATAAGAATCTGCCCAATCCTGGAACAAATCCAAAAATTCTCTACCCATGGTTCAGCACCTCAGCTACATTAAGTTTATAATTCCTATAAACATACTATGAATTAAAATAAAAACTGTTATTAAATTATCATATTCTTTGAATGAATTCAACAAATAATAATTGTAAAATCCGTTTTCCGCCTCTAAAATAAGGGAGACAACCTGTCTGTAAGAAGATCATAAGTAATAGAGGGGGATAAAACATATGAATATTTCATTTGACCTAATAGAAGATAAAGTGGAGTTTTTTGAAGCAGATAGCTTACGAACGTTGGAAAAGAAGGTAGATGAACAAATCCAGCATAATAAAGCGATCATGCTGAGCGTTCATCACGTTAATCATGCCGTTTCGATTGATGAGAATGGCAGGAGATTGTATAGCGCCGCGGTTCATTTCAAAGTGAAAAAATGATTCAAAAAAGGCTCTCCCATTTAATTGGGAAGAGCCTTTTTCATCATATATTAGTCTTTATCATTTTCCACTAATTCCTGCACTTTGGTAGGTTGCCATCCTTTGCCGTCCACCCATTGCAGATACACTCTGTATGGGGTTTTTGTATCTTTCGCTGTAACGGTAGCCATGGACTTCTGAGGTCCGCCATTTCCTTCCATCCACCAAACGGTCATGTTGTCTTCAGGAATGCCTGTTGCATAAGAAGTAGCCTTGATTTTTTCCTGCCAATCTACAGTGCCTTCATCATAGGAAGATACGTGTGCACCCGACTGCTCGGTACCAATCGGCTTCCAGTTAGGATGCACCATTGTTTTCTTTACATTGGGTTCGTCACTATCTTCCACTTTTAATTCGCTTTGTTCTTCACCTTCTAATTTAACAGTGTCCTCTTCATCAGAAGCTTTGTCTTTTTGTTTATCTTCATCGCTTTTCTTTTCTTCGTCTTTATTTTCCCCATTTTCTTTTTCCTCAGATTTTTTATCCTCATCTAAAGAAACAGATTTATCGTCTTTTTCAGCATTCTTATTGCTTTTGTCTGTATCCTTTGTTTCTGTATCAGCAACGTTAGATGATGCCTTCTCATCGCCGCCTCCCATCACTATTGTTGCTCCGACAACGACAATCAATAAAAGTACGACTGCGATCATTATGTTCAAAATTTTATTTGAATTTTTCTTGGATCGTTTATCTAATCGAGATTGGTATTTCGCCATTACGTTCCCTCCCTATTATCCTAAACATTTTAACATGATTAGAGGAAAAGAATAAAGCGAAACATTATCCATCTCAGTTGGTTTTAGTTACTTTCATAAGAAAGGGAAAAAGGTCGCAGGACCATTGTACATCACGGTTAATCATTCTCTAGATTATAAATGGCATCCACACTATCTTTGAAAATCGGGTAGATCCCGCCCTCATCGATCTTTACGTCCATGTTGACGGCAACGAGGGAGTATTTCGGATTTTCAAAGGGGAAATATCCGGCGAACCATTTATTGTACAATTCATTTTCCTTCGTTTCTTCTCCCCGATAATTCCCTGTTTGGGCCGTTCCTGTTTTTCCGGCAATGGTGTAGGCAGCTGTTTGCAGGTATGGAGCTGTTCCAACAGGGGAGTTCACCACTCCTCTTAAATACTGCTGAAGCTTCATGGCCGTATAAGGAGTGATGGTCTCACCCTCCTGCTTCTGTTTGGGGAAGGAAAACATCTTCGTCCCATTTTGATACTCGACTGCGGATACGGCACTTACCTGATATTTTTCTCCTCCCCTGGCAATGGTGGCCATCATATTGGCGATGCCCAAGGGGGTGACTCGAACCTCTTTTTGTCCGATACCTGTTAAGGAAACGAGATTCGGATCCTTTCTGTCTGTTTCTGAGGTAAAGATTCTTCCATCGCTTACTTGAAGCTGAGGAAAACTTTCATAGTGAAAGACGTTCCCTTTCCAGGTTATATCCCCGAGCAGCCCAACCTTTTCAGCATATTCATCCAGGAGATGATTATCCTTCTCCGTTAGTTCATTCGCCAAATCCGCAAACGTCCGGTTACAGCTGACAGCAAGACTCGTCTTAATATTGATATTACCGTGTGGCTTTTCGGCTGGAGCCCCCCTGATGCCTTCATCACATGCAAACAGCCTGCTTTCATCCACAATCCCTTCGTCCATGGCTGCAGCGGCGACCACGGTCTTAAACACTGAGCCGGGGATCAACGCTTTCAGCATGTAATTCGTTGCCCCTCCACTAAACGGGTCACCGCTTTTCATGGAAGGCCTTGATACACTGGCAACGATTTCACTTTTTTCAATATCAAGGAGCAGTAATCCTCCCTTTTGAATGTTATACGTATCGGCGACTTCTTCCAATGCTTGCTGCATCCTGGCATCGATTGTCGTTTTCACATTAAGGGGGTAGAAGGGATTGGCAGGGGCCAGATACTTCACGTCTACACCGAAAAGCGGACCACCGATGGCATCCACATGATATATAAGCTTTGCTTCTTCCTCTGCGACCAGCCACTCGTCAAAGCTTTCTTGAAGACCGGACACGCCAATTTTCTGATTCGCTCCTTTTACTTTATCAGGATACCGCTTATGAAACACCTCTGTATTTTCTCCTGTTACCCCGATCAGTTGTGAAGCAGGTACTTGAGTACTTTTGAACTTTTTTGTGAGCGCAAATACTCCCTGGATTTCAAGGCCATTAATGTCACTCATTTGGCTTTCCGTCAATTGTAACGGTTCTTTTCCGCCAAAAATGATTGGTCCTTTCGCTTCCGCAAGCTTTGATAGGATTGTTTGAGGTGGCACATGGAGTATATCTGCCACTTTTTCTGCAGGCCAGTCCATTTTCTTCAGAAAAGGAAAAAGAACAAGGACATTTTTCTCCGTATACGTAAGTGGTTCCCCGTTCCGATCGAGAAATTCTCCCCGGCCTTCATCGATTACCAATTGTTGCGTTCGTTGAGAGACACTTTCTTCCAGAAGATTGATTTGATGTTTCGAGTAAGATTCTGTTTGAAATAATTGCAATTGCATCAGTCTACCTGCTAGCGCAAAAAAAGCCAATAATAAAAAGATACTGAGTAACCTGATTCGTTTTCGTTTCATTTTGTCACCTCGTCCCCATTGTTGACGAGTTTCATGTGAAATAATCTTATTCAAAGCATAAAAAAAAGAAGAGACTCGCTAATGAGTCCCTTCTACATGATCAGCTTACTTCTACAATCTCTACATTCATTTCTCCACCTGGAGTTTGAACGCTTACTTTCGCGCCTACTTTATGTCCCAGAAGACTTTTCGCGATTGGTGAATCATTTGAAATTTTCCCTTCAAATGGATCCGCTTCTGCACTACCGACGATTGTGTATGTTTCTTTATCGCCGTCCGGCAGTTCAACGAACGTCACTTTTTTACCTAATTGTACTGTATCTGAATTCATGTCATCTTCTTGAATGATTTTCGCATTGCGAATCATGTTTTCTAAAGTGGAAATACGACCTTCAACGAATGCTTGTTCATCTTTTGCTGCGTCGTACTCTGAGTTCTCGGATAAATCTCCAAAGCTGCGGGCGATTTTAATGCGCTCAACGACTTCTTTACGCTTAACCGTTTTCAAATTCTCCAGTTCTTTTTCTAACTTCTCTTTACCTTCTGCTGTCATCGGAAATACTTTATCTGTACTCATGACCCTCTTCACTCCTTTTCTATCTAAGAGCTTCCCCATACTCTTTATGTAAATGTTCTTTTGTTAACTATGTAAAGTT
Coding sequences:
- a CDS encoding YrhC family protein, which encodes MKNAKKRTIQQKMNDFKRFGFTLLALSVFMYLGVIIPTETVTPSKTISLMTGTVLLLGLSLIFFTKAIKYKKDMQSIDE
- a CDS encoding bifunctional cystathionine gamma-lyase/homocysteine desulfhydrase is translated as MKKKTQLIHGGIPTDPQTGAVSTPIYQVSTYKQDEVGKHKGFEYSRSGNPTRHALEELIKDLEGGEKGFAFGSGMAAITAVMMMFNSGDHIVMTDDVYGGTYRVMTKVLNRIGIESTFVDSSDIGNIERAIGPNTKAVYIETPTNPLLKITDIEAAASLAKKHNLLTIVDNTFSTPYWQNPISQGADIVLHSATKYIGGHSDVVAGLVVVNSEELAEELFFVQNSTGGVLGPQDSWLLIRGIKTLGLRMEEHEENTKKIVEYLTSHPKVSKVYYPGLETHPNHDIAKKQASGFGGMVSFDVGSEENADRLLTNTKYFTLAESLGAVESLISVPARMTHASIPADRRNELGITDGLVRISVGLEDVEDLIEDIENALSK
- a CDS encoding cysteine synthase family protein, with the protein product MDVYNSVHDLIGNTPIVELTNFPLKKGVRLFAKLEFFNPGGSVKDRLGRELLEDAIRNGKIGPGGTLIEPTAGNTGIGLALAAVNSEYNVMFCVPEKFSLEKQELMKALGAKIIHTPTEEGMKGAIAKANELVKEIPNSYSPQQFGNAANPETYYKTLGPELWNQMDGNIQTFVAGAGTGGTFMGTAQYLKGKNKNIKTVIVEPEGSILNGGPSGPHKTEGIGMEFLPHYMDPSYFNSIHTVTDDNAFRRVKELALMEGLLVGSSSGAVLHAALQEAEEAEPGSHIVTIFPDSSERYLSKKIYEGGF
- the mtnN gene encoding 5'-methylthioadenosine/S-adenosylhomocysteine nucleosidase — translated: MKIAIIGAMEEEVALLRENISNPTVETIAGCEYTSGTMKDKEVILLRSGIGKVNAAMSTAVLLQHFKPDCIINTGSAGGFDPSLNVGDVVISTEVRHHDVDVTAFGYEYGQVPQLPAAFTADEKLMQTAINSVKELGNAQVVSGLIATGDSFMNDPKRVEAIRDKFTDLQAVEMEAAAIAQVAHQFNVPFVIIRSLSDIAGKESDVSFEQYLEKAALHSAKMVMSIVKSV
- a CDS encoding class I SAM-dependent methyltransferase, producing MGREFLDLFQDWADSYDDTVTGKDVEYQAVFEHYDSILDEVVYRSKGRVVEFGPGTGNLTRRLLDTGLEVIPFEPSPEMRAIGMQKLGKEVTFMDGDFLDFSLEGKADSIVSSYAFHHLTDEEKGKAFRIYGKLLADGGKIVFADTMFETDQHYQAAISQAIKKEYYNLAEDLKREYYTTLDVLRELLDQNGFSVTFKQVNTFVWIMEATKQ
- a CDS encoding DUF2536 family protein: MNISFDLIEDKVEFFEADSLRTLEKKVDEQIQHNKAIMLSVHHVNHAVSIDENGRRLYSAAVHFKVKK
- a CDS encoding DUF1510 family protein, giving the protein MAKYQSRLDKRSKKNSNKILNIMIAVVLLLIVVVGATIVMGGGDEKASSNVADTETKDTDKSNKNAEKDDKSVSLDEDKKSEEKENGENKDEEKKSDEDKQKDKASDEEDTVKLEGEEQSELKVEDSDEPNVKKTMVHPNWKPIGTEQSGAHVSSYDEGTVDWQEKIKATSYATGIPEDNMTVWWMEGNGGPQKSMATVTAKDTKTPYRVYLQWVDGKGWQPTKVQELVENDKD
- a CDS encoding penicillin-binding transpeptidase domain-containing protein; the encoded protein is MKRKRIRLLSIFLLLAFFALAGRLMQLQLFQTESYSKHQINLLEESVSQRTQQLVIDEGRGEFLDRNGEPLTYTEKNVLVLFPFLKKMDWPAEKVADILHVPPQTILSKLAEAKGPIIFGGKEPLQLTESQMSDINGLEIQGVFALTKKFKSTQVPASQLIGVTGENTEVFHKRYPDKVKGANQKIGVSGLQESFDEWLVAEEEAKLIYHVDAIGGPLFGVDVKYLAPANPFYPLNVKTTIDARMQQALEEVADTYNIQKGGLLLLDIEKSEIVASVSRPSMKSGDPFSGGATNYMLKALIPGSVFKTVVAAAAMDEGIVDESRLFACDEGIRGAPAEKPHGNINIKTSLAVSCNRTFADLANELTEKDNHLLDEYAEKVGLLGDITWKGNVFHYESFPQLQVSDGRIFTSETDRKDPNLVSLTGIGQKEVRVTPLGIANMMATIARGGEKYQVSAVSAVEYQNGTKMFSFPKQKQEGETITPYTAMKLQQYLRGVVNSPVGTAPYLQTAAYTIAGKTGTAQTGNYRGEETKENELYNKWFAGYFPFENPKYSLVAVNMDVKIDEGGIYPIFKDSVDAIYNLEND
- the greA gene encoding transcription elongation factor GreA gives rise to the protein MSTDKVFPMTAEGKEKLEKELENLKTVKRKEVVERIKIARSFGDLSENSEYDAAKDEQAFVEGRISTLENMIRNAKIIQEDDMNSDTVQLGKKVTFVELPDGDKETYTIVGSAEADPFEGKISNDSPIAKSLLGHKVGAKVSVQTPGGEMNVEIVEVS